In Zingiber officinale cultivar Zhangliang chromosome 1A, Zo_v1.1, whole genome shotgun sequence, a genomic segment contains:
- the LOC122006052 gene encoding probable CCR4-associated factor 1 homolog 11, protein MGSIDVWEHNFEEQLELIAAIRPCFPIVALDTEFSGFIHCTPRRFTEEERYRDVKHNVDNLHVIQLGFTLFDDHGNQPMAGPGVSWQINFSDYDPDDDPSLPTPIRKSGIDLQRNRREGVSSSERCAALLREKLFCQGGNFVTFHGLYDVAYLLKILTGGKPLPDTLREFMTEAWSIFGGRLFDIKYMARFCHGLLGGELGLEKLANLLKVEADGVAHQAGFDSLVTGLIFHELHKRWEIDDEQVSMILYGLESACQEIKAPSSFNPLLRSPASTGSGIMAPLPMMRSPCPFRSQRGGVSVHPLATPYMIKW, encoded by the coding sequence ATGGGAAGCATAGACGTGTGGGAGCATAATTTCGAGGAGCAATTGGAGTTGATCGCTGCCATTCGTCCTTGCTTCCCAATCGTAGCCCTCGATACTGAGTTTTCTGGTTTTATCCATTGCACCCCTCGCCGCTTCACCGAAGAAGAAAGGTACCGCGACGTGAAGCATAACGTTGACAATCTCCATGTCATCCAGCTTGGGTTTACCCTTTTTGACGACCACGGCAACCAGCCTATGGCCGGCCCCGGTGTATCATGGCAAATTAACTTCTCCGATTATGACCCAGACGACGATCCTTCCTTGCCGACGCCCATTCGGAAAAGCGGCATCGATCTCCAGAGAAATCGACGCGAGGGGGTTTCTTCATCGGAACGCTGCGCCGCTCTGCTCCGGGAGAAATTATTCTGCCAGGGCGGTAATTTTGTCACGTTCCATGGCCTGTACGATGTTGCGTACCTGTTGAAGATTTTAACCGGCGGAAAGCCGCTGCCGGACACACTGCGAGAATTTATGACGGAGGCGTGGAGCATTTTCGGCGGACGACTCTTCGATATCAAGTACATGGCTCGGTTCTGCCATGGACTCCTCGGCGGCGAGCTTGGGTTAGAGAAACTTGCAAATCTGTTGAAGGTGGAGGCCGACGGTGTCGCTCACCAAGCAGGATTCGATAGTCTGGTAACTGGATTAATTTTCCATGAGCTGCATAAAAGGTGGGAGATCGACGACGAGCAGGTCTCTATGATTCTTTATGGCTTGGAGAGTGCTTGCCAGGAGATTAAGGCTCCATCTTCTTTCAATCCTCTCCTGCGCTCACCGGCTTCGACTGGTAGTGGTATTATGGCACCACTGCCGATGATGCGCTCACCTTGTCCTTTCCGGTCTCAGCGTGGTGGTGTCTCTGTTCATCCGCTGGCGACACCTTACATGATCAAATGGTAA
- the LOC122011933 gene encoding transcription repressor MYB5-like produces the protein MRHPGGGSTSAGTGTPTPCCSKIGMKRGPWTAEEDEVLASFVRQEGEGRWRTLPKRAGLLRCGKSCRLRWMNYLRPSIKRGPIAPDEEDLILRLHRLLGNRWSLIAGRIPGRTDNEIKNYWNTHLSKKLIKQGIDPRTHKPFLTAPSTTTQSSPIENPNCTPLQQPPQVLSSGTNHFNAGNVLGWSGQVGGADDFFCNDPIFDSFITPEMFVQHDSNATVHHSGSDQILGNNRHGEMMNDPSFGLDGGLWEHTFQYYFG, from the exons ATGAGGCATCCGGGAGGTGGATCGACTAGTGCAGGGACGGGCACGCCGACCCCCTGCTGCAGCAAGATCGGGATGAAGCGCGGGCCGTGGACGGCGGAGGAGGACGAGGTGCTGGCCAGCTTCGTGCGGCAGGAGGGGGAGGGCCGGTGGCGCACGCTGCCGAAGCGCGCAGGGCTGCTCCGGTGCGGCAAGAGCTGCCGCCTCCGGTGGATGAACTACCTCCGCCCCTCCATCAAGCGCGGCCCCATCGCTCCCGACGAGGAGGACCTCATCCTTCGCCTCCACCGCCTCCTCGGCAACAG GTGGTCGCTGATCGCCGGGCGCATCCCCGGCCgcacggacaacgagatcaagaACTACTGGAACACGCACCTCAGCAAGAAGCTCATCAAGCAAGGCATCGATCCTCGCACCCACAAGCCCTTCCTCACTGCACCATCCACAACGACGCAATCATCTCCCATAGAAAACCCTAATTGCACTCCCTTACAGCAGCCCCCTCAAGTTCTGTCATCCGGCACCAATCATTTCAACGCTGGTAATGTCCTCGGATGGTCGGGGCAGGTCGGCGGCGCCGACGACTTCTTCTGCAACGATCCGATCTTTGATTCATTCATCACCCCGGAGATGTTCGTGCAGCACGATAGCAACGCCACTGTCCATCACAGTGGAAGTGATCAAATCTTGGGCAACAATAGGCATGGTGAGATGATGAATGATCCGAGTTTTGGGCTTGATGGAGGCTTATGGGAGCATACTTTCCAATATTACTTTGGTTAA